One genomic region from Sparus aurata chromosome 15, fSpaAur1.1, whole genome shotgun sequence encodes:
- the LOC115596375 gene encoding peroxisomal N(1)-acetyl-spermine/spermidine oxidase-like gives MSFGVNSKVVIVGCGISGVAAAHRLVKAGFHHVRILEATARSGGRIRTGRLGDNIIEIGANWIHGPSEENPVFCLARQYGLLDPEALTTENQTMDIGGHPPWVPNIFTSSGRKLNAEDFDPAKEMFIELLTESSDFQSKGGEPCASVGDFIRSEVKQRAAEKWKDADAATRSLRLCLISTMLKVECCVNGTHSMDEVGLGGFGLYETLPGLDCTFPSGYEDLIKNLMSELPADLVTYNRPVRCVHWNSTENGVNTVTVECDDGERVAADHVIVTLPLGYLKKHHQALFHPPLPLHKLHSVQRLGFGTNNKIFVEFDLPWWDADCEVIYFSWEDEDAMVDQVPDVHRSWIKKLFGFTVLKPTERYGHVLCGWIAGHESEYMETLPEQEVMQNITQLIRRFTGNPTITPRRVLRSQWFHDPWTCGSYSFPGRGCSVQDLENMMEPLPTKGSQAKPLQVLFAGEATHPYFYSTVHGALLTGWREADRLISHCTTVSQSEPHKSKL, from the exons ATGTCTTTCGGTGTGAACTCTAAAGTAGTCATAGTAGGATGCGGGATATCAGGCGTAGCAGCGGCTCACAGGCTCGTCAAAGCCGGTTTCCATCATGTGCGGATTCTTGAAGCGACTGCGAGAAGCGGAGGGAGGATCAGAACAGGAAGACTGG GTGATAATATCATTGAGATAGGGGCAAACTGGATCCATGGACCGTCCGAGGAGAACCCCGTGTTTTGTCTGGCCCGTCAGTATGGGCTCCTTGATCCAGAGGCCCTCACCACAGAGAACCAGACCATGGACATCGGAGGACATCCTCCCTGGGTTCCCAACATCTTCACCAGTTCAG GTCGGAAGCTGAATGCTGAGGACTTCGATCCTGCCAAGGAGATGTTTATTGAGCTGCTGACTGAAAGTTCAGACTTTCAGAGTAAAGGAGGCGAACCCTGTGCCAGTGTGGGAGATTTCATCCGATCAGAG GTAAAACAGCGAGCAGCAGAGAAGTGGAAAGATGCTGACGCAGCCACTAGATCTCTGAGACTGTGTTTGATCAGTACCATGTTGAAGGTGGAGTGCTGCGTTAATGGGACCCACAGCATGGATGAGGTGGGCCTGGGGGGCTTTGGCCTTTACGAGACTCTACCTGGACTGGACTGCACATTCCCAAG TGGCTATGAAGATCTAATCAAAAACTTGATGTCGGAGCTCCCCGCTGACTTGGTGACCTACAATCGGCCTGTGCGCTGTGTCCACTGGAACAGCACAGAGAACGGAGTGAACACTGTGACCGTCGAGTGCGATGACGGGGAGAGGGTCGCTGCTGATCATGTTATTGTCACGCTACCTCTCG GGTACCTGAAGAAGCACCACCAAGCCCTGTtccatcctcctctccctctgcacaAGCTGCACTCCGTCCAGAGACTCGGCTTCGGAACGAACAACAAAATATTTGTGGAATTTGATTTGCCGTGGTGGGATGCTGACTGTGAGGTCATCTATTTCTCATGGGAAGATGAG GATGCCATGGTGGACCAAGTGCCAGATGTACATAGATCCTGGATAAAGAAGTTGTTTGGCTTCACTGTGCTCAAACCCACTGAAAG GTACGGCCATGTTCTGTGTGGTTGGATCGCCGGGCATGAGTCAGAGTATATGGAGACGCTGCCTGAACAGGAGGTCATGCAAAACATCACACAACTCATCCGCCGGTTTACAG GGAACCCGACCATCACCCCGAGGAGAGTCCTGCGCTCTCAGTGGTTTCATGACCCCTGGACGTGTGGATCCTACAGTTTCCCTGGAAGAGGCTGCTCAGTGCAGGACCTGGAGAACATGATGGAGCCGCTGCCTACGAAGGGATCACAGGCAAAA CCCCTGCAGGTGCTGTTTGCTGGAGAGGCTACTCATCCCTACTTCTACTCCACCGTCCATGGAGCTCTCCTCACTGGGTGGAGAGAAGCTGATCGACTCATCTCTCACTGCACCAccgtcagtcagtcagagccACACAAGTCAAAGCTTTAA
- the mtg1 gene encoding mitochondrial ribosome-associated GTPase 1: protein MKLYQALRNVGNFRTVFDFGGRDVAHWFPGHMAKGLRQMKASLKSVDCIIEIHDARIPFSGRNPVFQESLDVRPHLLVLNKTDLTDLSNKQKILKTLEKKGVRNVLFTDCLRQRDENIKRLVPMVVEIIESTPRFNRDENTNYCLMVIGVPNVGKSSLINALRRTYLKKGRASRVGGEPGITKAVLTKIQVCERPIMHLLDTPGVLPPKIESVETGMKLALCGTILDHLVGEDVIADYLLYSLNRLGNFSYVEKYSLQEPCDDIKDVLKRIAVKLGKTQRVKAITGVGNITITVPNYTAAAYDFIRAFRKGELGQVMLD from the exons ATGAAACTGTACCAGGCGCTCCGTAATGTCGGAAATTTCCGAACCGTGTTTGACTTCGGTGGACGGGACGTGGCACATTGGTTCCCCGGACACATGGCTAAAG GACTCAGACAGATGAAAGCCAGCCTCAAGAGTGTGGACTGCATCATAGAAATCCATGATGCCAGA ATTCCCTTCTCTGGAAGAAACCCTGTGTTTCAGGAGAGTCTAGACGTCAGACCACATCTGCTGGTTCTCAACAAGACGGACCTCACCGATCTGTCCAACAAGCAG AAAATCCTGAAGACGCTCGAAAAGAAGGGGGTGAGGAATGTTCTCTTCACAGACTGTCTGAGGCAGAGAGATGAAAACATCAAAAGG TTGGTGCCAATGGTGGTCGAAATTATCGAAAGCACACCGCGCTTTAACAGAGATGAG AATACAAATTATTGCCTGATGGTGATCGGAGTGCCCAATGTGGGGAAGTCATCTCTTATTAACGCCTTGAGGAGAACATACTTGAAAAAAG GTCGTGCATCTCGAGTGGGCGGGGAGCCAGGTATTACTAAAGCGGTCCTGACTAAAATTCAG GTGTGTGAGCGACCCATAATGCACCTGTTGGACACACCAGGAGTCCTGCCCCCTAAGATTGAGAGTGTTGAAACTGGGATGAAGCTGGCATTATGTG gAACTATCTTAGACCATTTGGTGGGTGAAGACGTTATCGCTGACTACTTACTTTACTCTCTGAACAGGCTCGGAAATTTCAG TTATGTAGAGAAATACAGCCTCCAAGAGCCTTGTGATGACATCAAGGATGTCCTCAAACGTATTGCTGTAAAACTTGGAAAGACTCAACGGGTAAAAGCCATTACTGGAGTGG GGAACATTACCATCACTGTCCCAAACTACACAGCAGCGGCTTACGATTTCATCAGAGCCTTCAGGAAAGGAGAGCTGGGACAAGTAATGCTCGACTGA